In a single window of the Leisingera daeponensis DSM 23529 genome:
- a CDS encoding GcvT family protein: MSDLPNKARVVIIGGGVIGCSVAYHLTKLGWKDVVLLERKQLTSGTTWHAAGLIGQLRASSNMTKLARYSAELYLGLEAETGVATGMRQVGSVSAALTHERLEELYRNAAMARAFGVPVEELSPKEVKERYEHINLDGVTGGVWLPTDGQADPANIALALAKGARQRGALVKERIKVTGIAKQGRRVTGVDWVSDDGGAQGHIECDMVVNCAGMWGHEVGRMAGVNVPLHACEHFYIVTEGIEGLTQMPVLRVPDECAYYKEDAGKILLGAFEPNAKPWAMNGIPDSFEFDQLPEDFDHFEPILEAACNRMPMLAEAGIHTFFNGPESFTPDDAYHLGLAPEMDNFWVAAGFNSIGIQSAGGAGMALAQWMEDGQKPFDLGDVDISRMHPFQGNKHYLFERSKETLGLLYADHFPYRQKATARGVRRTPFHYHLKEQGAVFGEIGGWERANWFANAGQERQYQYSWKRQNWFENSAAEHRAVRENVGMYDMSSFGKIRVEGPDAEKFLNYICGANVSVPAGKIVYTQFLNPRGSIEADVTVTRLSETAYLVVTPAVTRLADQTWMMRNKGGFNVVLTDVTAGEGVLAVMGPNARKLLQKVSPNDFSNEANPFGTAQEIELGMGLARVHRVTYVGELGWEIYIPAEMSGHAFETLWEAGQDMGLKLCGMHMMDSCRIEKGFRHFGHDITCEDNVIDAGLGFAVATGKDDFIGKAAVLERKETGPKARMVQFKLTDPEPLLFHNEPIIRDGKYVGYLSSGNYGHTLGAAIGMGYVPCEGESAADVLGSTYEIDVCGVRVAAEAALKPMYDPKSERVKA, from the coding sequence ATGAGCGATCTTCCCAACAAGGCCCGCGTGGTCATCATCGGCGGCGGCGTGATCGGCTGCTCGGTGGCTTATCACCTGACCAAGCTCGGCTGGAAAGATGTGGTGCTGCTGGAGCGCAAGCAGCTGACCTCCGGCACCACATGGCATGCCGCGGGCCTGATCGGCCAGCTGCGCGCGTCCTCCAACATGACCAAGCTCGCCCGCTATTCGGCAGAGCTGTACCTGGGGCTTGAGGCGGAAACCGGCGTCGCCACCGGCATGCGCCAGGTGGGGTCGGTGTCGGCGGCTCTGACCCATGAGCGGCTTGAGGAGCTCTACCGCAACGCCGCCATGGCGCGCGCCTTTGGCGTGCCGGTGGAGGAGCTGTCGCCCAAGGAAGTGAAGGAGCGCTACGAGCACATCAATCTGGACGGCGTGACCGGCGGCGTCTGGCTGCCGACCGACGGGCAGGCGGATCCGGCCAACATCGCATTGGCCCTGGCCAAGGGCGCCCGCCAGCGCGGCGCGCTGGTCAAGGAGCGCATCAAGGTCACCGGCATCGCCAAACAGGGCCGCCGCGTCACCGGTGTGGACTGGGTCAGCGACGATGGCGGAGCGCAGGGCCATATCGAATGCGACATGGTGGTGAACTGCGCCGGCATGTGGGGGCATGAGGTCGGCCGCATGGCAGGCGTCAACGTGCCGCTGCACGCTTGCGAACACTTCTACATCGTGACCGAAGGCATCGAAGGTTTGACGCAGATGCCGGTGCTGCGGGTGCCGGATGAATGCGCTTACTACAAGGAAGACGCGGGCAAGATCCTCTTGGGCGCGTTTGAACCGAACGCCAAACCCTGGGCGATGAACGGCATCCCGGACAGTTTTGAATTCGACCAGCTGCCCGAGGACTTTGACCACTTCGAGCCGATCCTGGAAGCCGCCTGCAACCGGATGCCGATGCTGGCGGAGGCGGGCATTCACACCTTCTTCAACGGCCCGGAATCTTTCACGCCGGATGATGCCTACCACCTAGGCCTGGCGCCGGAGATGGACAATTTCTGGGTTGCCGCAGGCTTCAACTCGATCGGCATCCAGTCCGCAGGCGGTGCCGGCATGGCGCTGGCGCAGTGGATGGAAGACGGCCAGAAGCCGTTTGACCTCGGCGATGTGGACATCTCCCGGATGCACCCGTTCCAGGGCAACAAGCATTACCTGTTCGAGCGCTCGAAAGAGACGCTGGGCCTGCTTTACGCCGACCACTTCCCCTACCGCCAGAAGGCGACCGCCCGCGGCGTGCGCCGCACCCCGTTCCACTATCATCTGAAAGAACAGGGCGCCGTCTTCGGCGAGATCGGCGGCTGGGAGCGCGCCAACTGGTTCGCAAACGCGGGCCAGGAGCGGCAATACCAGTACAGCTGGAAGCGCCAGAACTGGTTCGAGAACTCTGCCGCCGAACACCGCGCCGTGCGGGAGAATGTCGGCATGTACGACATGTCCTCCTTCGGCAAGATCCGCGTCGAAGGCCCGGATGCGGAGAAGTTCCTGAACTACATCTGCGGCGCCAATGTCTCGGTCCCCGCGGGCAAGATCGTCTACACCCAGTTCCTGAACCCGCGCGGCAGCATCGAGGCGGATGTGACCGTCACCCGCCTGTCTGAGACCGCATATCTGGTGGTGACCCCGGCTGTGACCCGCCTCGCTGACCAGACCTGGATGATGCGCAACAAGGGCGGTTTCAACGTCGTGCTCACCGATGTGACCGCAGGCGAGGGTGTGTTGGCCGTGATGGGGCCGAACGCGCGCAAGCTGTTGCAGAAAGTCTCGCCCAATGATTTCTCCAACGAAGCGAACCCCTTTGGCACCGCGCAGGAGATTGAGCTGGGTATGGGCCTCGCCCGCGTCCACCGGGTGACTTATGTGGGGGAACTGGGCTGGGAGATCTACATCCCGGCTGAGATGTCCGGCCACGCGTTCGAAACCCTCTGGGAGGCCGGCCAGGACATGGGGCTGAAGCTCTGCGGGATGCACATGATGGACAGCTGCCGGATCGAGAAGGGCTTCCGCCACTTCGGCCACGACATCACTTGCGAGGACAATGTGATCGACGCGGGCCTGGGCTTTGCGGTCGCCACCGGCAAGGATGACTTCATCGGCAAGGCGGCGGTGCTGGAGCGCAAGGAAACCGGCCCCAAGGCCCGCATGGTTCAGTTCAAGCTGACCGACCCCGAGCCGCTCTTGTTTCACAACGAACCGATCATCCGCGACGGCAAATACGTGGGCTACCTCAGCTCCGGCAACTACGGCCACACGCTGGGCGCTGCGATCGGCATGGGCTATGTCCCGTGCGAGGGCGAAAGCGCAGCGGACGTGCTGGGCTCGACCTACGAAATAGATGTCTGCGGCGTGAGGGTGGCGGCCGAGGCCGCGCTGAAACCGATGTACGATCCGAAATCGGAGCGGGTGAAGGCCTAG
- a CDS encoding homocysteine S-methyltransferase family protein, protein MAEITLLDGSIGQEVVKRSGDRATPLWSTSVMIERPDVVGGVHASYFAAGATIATMNTYAVLRDRLRRAGIENHFEELLEKAAAQATAARDAHGSGRIAAALGPLIASYRPDICPPHGEAAPVYAEIVQLLEPQADLFLIETVSSVEQAKGALLGCAGTGKPVWLAASVQDGDGTLLRSGEPLAALAPLAGEFQPDAVLLNCSRPEVIGSGLDIIKGFGKPFGAYANGFTRISEDFLKDAPTVDALEQRRDLGPEAYAAFAMGWVAQGATIVGGCCEIGPDHIAELARQLRAAGHRIV, encoded by the coding sequence ATGGCTGAAATCACGCTTCTGGACGGCTCGATCGGGCAGGAGGTTGTCAAACGCTCCGGCGACCGGGCAACGCCCTTGTGGTCCACTTCGGTGATGATCGAACGGCCGGATGTGGTGGGCGGGGTTCATGCCAGCTATTTCGCGGCCGGGGCCACGATTGCCACGATGAACACCTATGCCGTGCTGCGCGACCGTCTCAGGCGCGCCGGTATCGAGAACCATTTTGAAGAGCTGCTGGAGAAAGCCGCGGCACAGGCGACGGCTGCCCGGGATGCGCATGGCTCGGGGCGCATCGCTGCTGCGCTGGGGCCGCTGATTGCCTCCTACCGCCCGGACATCTGCCCGCCGCATGGGGAGGCCGCACCTGTTTACGCAGAAATCGTTCAGTTGCTGGAGCCGCAGGCAGACCTGTTCCTGATCGAAACCGTTTCTTCCGTTGAGCAGGCCAAAGGCGCGCTGCTGGGCTGCGCGGGCACCGGCAAGCCGGTTTGGCTGGCCGCATCCGTGCAGGACGGCGACGGCACCCTTCTGCGGTCCGGAGAGCCGCTGGCAGCGCTTGCGCCGCTGGCCGGGGAGTTCCAGCCCGATGCGGTCCTGCTCAACTGTTCGCGGCCTGAGGTTATTGGCAGCGGGCTGGACATCATCAAAGGCTTCGGCAAGCCGTTTGGGGCCTATGCCAACGGCTTCACCCGGATCTCCGAGGACTTCCTGAAGGATGCGCCGACCGTGGACGCGCTGGAGCAGCGCCGGGATCTGGGGCCCGAAGCTTATGCGGCCTTTGCGATGGGCTGGGTCGCCCAGGGTGCCACCATCGTTGGCGGCTGCTGCGAAATCGGCCCGGATCACATTGCCGAACTGGCCCGCCAGCTGCGTGCGGCCGGGCATCGGATCGTCTGA
- a CDS encoding GlxA family transcriptional regulator — MATPQKPKAADPARVWTIDIIVAEGFVLVEMAAILEVLRIANRVLAQPPFRWKVRSLQGGRVGCRAGLSLDTEPFAAKPDADFAFFLGNSDPDHPGLSLGRVISSYTCRGIKIYLLAEAAARYIRDQGGASGRLTTHWENSALLRERMGLNDSSHALASEDGLVVTCAGMGSTVDIILALVGRLTSAAAQMTVGNIMLHEQVRDFSSLQPFAGARPTITGDSDLDHCIRIMQDNIEEPVPISDIVDELGISTRSLERKFRTFLGTTPNGFYREMRLSKANNLLLNTTMSVREIGLACGFPNGFSSLYKSFFGITPFALRKRRRLGEDGSENILKAGE, encoded by the coding sequence ATGGCAACTCCGCAAAAACCCAAAGCCGCGGATCCGGCCCGGGTCTGGACCATCGACATCATCGTGGCCGAAGGCTTTGTCCTGGTCGAAATGGCGGCAATACTTGAGGTGCTCAGGATCGCCAACCGGGTGCTTGCCCAGCCGCCGTTCAGATGGAAAGTGCGCTCGCTGCAGGGCGGCCGCGTCGGCTGCCGCGCGGGCCTTAGCCTCGATACCGAACCTTTTGCGGCCAAGCCGGACGCCGATTTCGCCTTCTTCCTTGGCAACTCCGACCCGGATCATCCGGGCCTCAGCCTGGGCCGGGTGATCTCCAGCTATACCTGCCGCGGCATCAAGATCTACCTGCTGGCCGAGGCTGCGGCGCGGTATATCCGCGACCAGGGCGGCGCATCCGGGCGGCTCACCACCCATTGGGAAAACTCCGCTTTGCTGCGCGAACGGATGGGGCTGAATGATTCCAGCCACGCGCTGGCCAGCGAGGACGGGCTGGTGGTGACCTGCGCCGGCATGGGATCGACCGTGGATATCATCCTGGCGCTGGTCGGGCGGCTCACCTCCGCCGCCGCCCAGATGACCGTGGGCAACATCATGCTGCATGAACAGGTGCGCGATTTCTCCTCGCTGCAGCCCTTTGCCGGCGCCAGGCCGACGATCACCGGCGACAGCGACCTGGACCACTGCATCCGCATCATGCAGGACAATATCGAAGAACCGGTGCCAATCAGCGATATCGTCGATGAGCTGGGCATCTCCACCCGCTCGCTGGAGCGCAAATTCAGGACGTTCCTCGGCACCACCCCCAACGGTTTCTACCGCGAAATGCGCCTGTCCAAGGCCAACAACCTCCTGCTCAACACCACCATGAGCGTGCGCGAAATCGGCCTCGCCTGCGGTTTTCCGAACGGGTTTTCCAGCCTCTACAAAAGCTTCTTCGGCATCACCCCCTTTGCCTTGCGCAAGCGCCGCAGGCTGGGGGAGGACGGATCGGAAAATATCCTGAAGGCCGGAGAATAG